One part of the Bdellovibrio bacteriovorus genome encodes these proteins:
- a CDS encoding response regulator → MKDKRINTKDLIEKIEKMTKARIASQEVVPLDQFREAKKKLDPKIILVIEDDETMRLAMKRILESEGYVTKLAADGTELSTVLDDHSVDLILMDVGLPWINGFELAQLLKEHRDLKKIPLVFVSGKASEEDMKKAFEIGADDYIKKPFDVEKLKKTVETLLKLNP, encoded by the coding sequence ATGAAGGACAAAAGAATCAACACCAAGGATTTGATCGAAAAGATCGAAAAGATGACCAAGGCCCGCATCGCTTCTCAGGAAGTGGTGCCTTTGGATCAGTTCCGCGAAGCCAAGAAAAAGCTGGATCCAAAAATCATTCTTGTGATCGAGGATGACGAAACCATGCGCCTGGCGATGAAAAGAATCCTTGAGAGTGAAGGTTATGTGACGAAGCTTGCGGCCGATGGCACTGAGCTTTCGACAGTGCTGGATGATCACTCGGTGGATCTGATTCTGATGGACGTGGGACTGCCTTGGATCAACGGTTTTGAACTGGCGCAACTTCTGAAAGAGCACCGCGATCTGAAAAAAATCCCGCTGGTGTTCGTGTCCGGCAAAGCTTCCGAAGAAGACATGAAAAAGGCCTTTGAGATCGGCGCTGATGACTACATCAAAAAGCCATTCGACGTTGAAAAGCTGAAAAAAACCGTGGAAACGCTTTTGAAGCTGAATCCGTAA
- the trxB gene encoding thioredoxin-disulfide reductase — translation MTQDQKVENVIIIGSGPAGLTSAIYTSRANLEPLMIEGEEAGGQLMTTTEVENFPGFDHGITGPDLITVMRKQAERFGTRFITRNVTKVDFSQRPFKVWIGDKLHLAKSIIISTGASAKYLGLPSEKVYANRGVSACATCDGAFFRNQEIGVVGGGDTAMEEAQFLTRFASKVYLIHRRDHFRASKIMVDRALKNPKIEVLYNTEVTEVLGDGKGMTGAKIKGTVDGAVKELPITGLFLAIGHKPNTDLFKGVLDMNETGYLITQPNTTYTNIPGVFAAGDVQDHVYRQAITAAGTGCMAAIDAERWLEAQEAH, via the coding sequence ATGACTCAGGATCAAAAAGTTGAAAACGTCATCATCATCGGTTCCGGCCCTGCAGGCCTGACTTCCGCTATTTATACTTCCCGCGCCAATCTGGAGCCTTTGATGATTGAAGGTGAAGAGGCCGGCGGTCAGTTGATGACCACGACCGAAGTTGAAAACTTCCCAGGCTTTGACCACGGGATCACGGGTCCGGACCTGATCACAGTCATGAGAAAACAGGCCGAAAGATTCGGCACTCGTTTCATCACTCGCAATGTGACGAAGGTGGATTTCTCCCAGCGTCCGTTCAAAGTGTGGATCGGTGACAAACTTCACTTGGCAAAATCCATTATCATTTCCACTGGCGCCAGCGCCAAGTATCTGGGTCTGCCTTCTGAAAAAGTTTACGCCAACCGTGGTGTTTCTGCGTGTGCAACTTGTGACGGTGCCTTCTTCCGCAATCAGGAAATCGGCGTTGTTGGCGGTGGTGACACAGCGATGGAAGAAGCGCAGTTCCTGACTCGCTTTGCCAGCAAGGTGTACCTGATTCACAGACGTGACCACTTCCGTGCCTCCAAAATCATGGTTGATCGTGCGCTTAAGAACCCAAAAATCGAAGTGCTTTACAACACCGAGGTGACCGAGGTTCTGGGTGACGGCAAGGGTATGACCGGTGCGAAAATCAAAGGCACTGTTGATGGCGCTGTCAAAGAACTTCCGATCACAGGTCTATTCCTGGCCATTGGCCATAAGCCGAACACCGACCTTTTCAAAGGTGTTTTGGATATGAATGAGACAGGCTATTTGATCACCCAGCCCAACACCACGTATACTAATATTCCAGGTGTCTTTGCGGCGGGAGACGTGCAAGATCACGTATATCGTCAGGCGATCACGGCAGCCGGTACAGGTTGTATGGCGGCGATCGATGCTGAAAGATGGCTGGAAGCCCAGGAAGCTCACTAA